From a single Sorghum bicolor cultivar BTx623 chromosome 5, Sorghum_bicolor_NCBIv3, whole genome shotgun sequence genomic region:
- the LOC8082066 gene encoding receptor kinase-like protein Xa21 codes for MIYTSIYPSIHICIETMSHIANHSISILPLLAFISIHFLALCQYTSPAALNESSALLCLKSQLRDPSGALASWRDDSPAFCQWHGVTCGSRQQASRVIALDLESENIAGSIFPCVANLSFLERIHMPNNQLVGQISPDIGQLTQLRYLNLSMNSLRCEIPEALSACSHLETIDLDSNSLQGEIPPSLARCSSLQTVILGYNNLQGSIPPQLGLLPSLYTLFLPSNNLTGSIPEFLGQSKNLTWVNLQNNSLTGWIPPALFNCTSLHYIDLSHNALSGSVPPFLQASSSALNYLSLYENNLSGEIPSSLGNLSSLALLLLSHNSLGGSLPESLGKLKTLQALDLSYNNLSGTVAPAIYNISSLNFLGLGANQIVGTLPTSIGNTLTSITELILEGSRFEGPIPASLANATNLQYLDLRSNAFTGVIPSLGSLTLLSYLDLGANRLQAGDWSFMSSLVNCTQLKNLWLDRNNLQGTISTYITNIPKSLEIMVLKHNQFTGSIPSEIGKFTNLTVIQLDNNFLSGEIPDTLGNLQNMSILTISKNQFSGEIPRSIGKLEKLTELLFNENNLTGLIPSSLEGCKQLTTLNLSSNSLYGGIPRELFSISTLSVGLDLSNNKLTGDIPFEIGGLINLNSLSLSNNQLSGEIPSTLGQCLLLQSLHLEANNLHRSIPDSFINLKGITVMDLSQNNLSGRIPQFLESLSSLQILNLSFNDLEGPVPGGGIFARPNDVFIQGNNKLCATSPDLQVPQCLTSRPQRKKHAYILAVLVSLASVTAVTMACVVVIILKKRRKGKQLTNQSLKELKNFSYGDLFKATDGFSPNSLVGSGRFGLVYKGQFKVEECAVAIKVFRLDQFGAPSNFLSECEALRNIRHRNLIRVISVCSTFDPTGSEFKALILEYMVNGNLESWLHQKDCTESTKRPLSLGTRIAIAVDIAAALDYLHNRCTPPLVHRDLKPSNVLLNDEMVASLSDFGLAKFLSVDFSTGFNNSLSAVGPRGSIGYIAPEYGMGCKISVEGDIYSYGIILLEIITGRRPTDDMFKDGVNIRNFVESSLPLNIHNILEPNLTVYHEGEDGGQAMIEMQHCAMQLANIGLKCSEMSPKDRPRTEEVYAEMLAIKEEFSTLCSWGSISMLL; via the exons ATGATCTACACATCCATCTATCCATCCATCCATATATGCATAGAAACAATGTCTCACATAGCCAACCACAGCATTTCCATCCTGCCGCTGCTTGCTTTCATCTCCATCCACTTCCTTGCCCTGTGCCAATACACATCACCCGCCGCACTGAATGAATCCAGTGCTCTCCTCTGTCTCAAATCTCAGCTCCGTGACCCATCAGGTGCATTGGCCTCATGGAGAGATGACTCCCCTGCATTCTGCCAGTGGCATGGGGTGACATGCGGCAGCAGACAGCAGGCATCTCGAGTCATTGCACTGGACCTTGAATCCGAGAACATCGCTGGCAGCATTTTCCCTTGCGTCGCCAACCTCAGCTTCCTTGAAAGGATCCACATGCCCAACAACCAGCTCGTTGGTCAGATTTCTCCTGACATCGGCCAGCTAACCCAGCTTCGGTACCTCAACCTCAGCATGAACTCCCTTCGTTGTGAGATACCAGAGGCATTATCTGCATGTTCCCATCTTGAGACAATCGACCTTGATAGCAATTCCCTCCAAGGTGAGATCCCTCCAAGTCTTGCCCGGTGCTCATCCCTTCAGACTGTTATTCTTGGCTACAACAATCTTCAGGGAAGCATCCCTCCACAGCTTGGCTTGCTTCCCAGTCTCTACACGCTGTTTCTCCCCAGCAATAATCTCACAGGAAGCATTCCTGAATTTCTTGGGCAGAGTAAAAACCTGACATGGGTGAATCTTCAGAACAACAGCCTTACTGGATGGATACCCCCTGCTCTGTTCAACTGCACGTCTCTTCATTACATAGATCTCTCACACAATGCTCTTTCTGGGTCTGTCCCACCTTTCTTGCAGGCATCTTCCTCGGCACTGAATTACCTTAGCTTATACGAGAATAATCTCTCTGGAGAGATTCCTAGCTCGCTTGGTAATCTTTCTTCCCTGGCTCTCTTACTGCTTTCTCATAACAGTTTAGGAGGAAGCCTTCCAGAGAGCTTAGGTAAGCTTAAAACCCTGCAAGCACTAGACCTCAGCTATAACAACTTGTCAGGCACCGTTGCACCTGCAATTTATAACATCTCCTCTCTTAATTTTCTTGGACTTGGGGCCAACCAAATTGTCGGTACGCTTCCCACCAGTATCGGCAACACCCTTACAAGCATCACAGAGTTGATATTAGAAGGGAGCAGGTTTGAAGGTCCAATTCCAGCTTCACTAGCCAATGCCACAAATTTGCAATATCTAGATCTCCGTAGCAACGCATTCACAGGTGTTATTCCTTCACTGGGATCCCTGACCTTGTTGAGTTACCTAGATCTAGGTGCAAATAGGCTTCAAGCTGGAGATTGGTCTTTCATGTCCTCTCTAGTCAACTGCACACAGTTAAAGAATTTATGGTTAGATAGAAACAACCTCCAAGGTACAATATCTACTTATATCACCAATATCCCAAAAAGCTTAGAGATCATGGTTCTAAAACATAACCAATTCACAGGTTCTATACCATCAGAGATAGGAAAGTTCACGAATCTCACGGTAATTCAGTTAGATAATAATTTTCTTTCAGGGGAAATTCCAGACACGCTTGGGAACCTCCAAAACATGTCTATTCTGACCATATCCAAAAACCAATTTTCTGGAGAAATCCCAAGATCAATTGGGAAGCTAGAGAAGCTTACTGAACTTCTTTTCAACGAAAATAATTTGACCGGGCTCATACCTTCTAGTTTAGAGGGCTGCAAACAACTGACAACACTCAATCTTTCTTCCAATAGCTTGTACGGAGGCATTCCACGGGAACTCTTTTCGATATCTACACTTTCTGTTGGCTTAGACTTGTCCAACAACAAACTCACTGGAGACATACCGTTTGAGATTGGTGGATTGATCAATCTGAATTCACTTAGTCTTTCCAACAATCAATTATCAGGAGAGATCCCCTCCACACTTGGTCAGTGCCTTCTTCTGCAGTCACTTCACTTAGAAGCAAATAATCTGCACAGAAGCATCCCAGATTCTTTCATCAACTTAAAAGGCATCACTGTGATGGATCTTTCCCAGAATAACTTGTCTGGTagaattcctcaattcttggaGTCACTTAGCTCTTTACAGATTCTAAATCTATCCTTCAATGACCTTGAGGGCCCTGTCCCTGGAGGTGGCATCTTCGCTAGACCAAATGATGTGTTCATCCAAGGAAACAATAAGTTGTGTGCAACGTCTCCAGATCTACAAGTACCACAGTGCTTGACATCAAGACCCCAAAGAAAGAAGCATGCCTACATTTTAGCTGTTCTGGTTTCACTTGCTAGTGTGACTGCAGTCACAATGGCGTGTGTTGTTGTCATTATtttgaagaagagaaggaaaggaaAGCAACTAACCAACCAGTCATTAAAGGAGCTAAAGAATTTCTCTTATGGTGATTTATTCAAAGCAACAGATGGTTTCTCTCCTAACAGTCTTGTTGGATCCGGAAGATTTGGATTGGTGTACAAAGGTCAATTCAAGGTTGAAGAATGTGCAGTTGCCATAAAGGTATTCAGGCTCGACCAATTTGGAGCACCAAGTAACTTCCTTTCTGAATGTGAGGCATTGAGAAACATTCGCCATCGGAATCTTATCAGAGTGATTAGTGTATGTTCAACATTTGATCCAactggaagtgaattcaaagcACTCATTCTTGAGTACATGGTAAATGGTAACCTAGAAAGCTGGCTCCATCAGAAAGACTGCACAGAAAGCACAAAAAGACCATTGAGTTTAGGCACACGAATAGCAATAGCTGTGGATATTGCTGCTGCATTGGACTATCTTCATAATCGATGCACTCCTCCTTTGGTACATCGTGATCTGAAACCAAGCAATGTCCTTTTGAATGATGAAATGGTTGCATCTCTCAGTGATTTCGGGCTTGCAAAGTTTCTTTCTGTTGACTTTTCAACAGGATTCAATAACTCATTGAGTGCTGTAGGACCAAGAGGATCTATCGGATACATTGCACCAG AGTATGGCATGGGGTGCAAAATCTCAGTTGAGGGTGACATCTACAGCTATGGAATTATTCTTCTGGAGATTATTACAGGAAGGCGACCAACTGATGACATGTTTAAGGATGGAGTAAACATCCGCAACTTTGTGGAGTCATCACTTCCACTGAATATCCATAACATTTTAGAACCAAATCTCACTGTATATCATGAAGGTGAAGACGGAGGACAGGCAATGATTGAAATGCAGCACTGTGCCATGCAACTCGCAAATATTGGTCTAAAATGTTCTGAGATGTCACCCAAGGATCGGCCAAGAACAGAGGAGGTTTATGCTGAAATGTTGGCCATCAAAGAAGAATTTTCAACACTGTGCTCATGGGGAAGTATATCTATGTTACTGTAA